In the genome of uncultured Sphaerochaeta sp., the window ATGAAAGCTGAAGTGAAACAAAAGATCGACCCTAGGCTTGCCAGGATCGAGGGTCAGGTAAAGGGTATTCGGAACATGGTGCAGAGTGATCGGTACTGTGTCGATATACTCTTGCAGTTGTCGGCAGTCATCTCAGCCCTGAAGAAGGTGGAGGACCTGGTGATGGAGAACCATCTGAACACCTGCGTGGTGGATGCCATGCGCAGCGACAACGATGCAGGGCGTGAGGAGAAGATCAAGGAACTGATGGATGTGATGGCGAACTTTCGCAGACAATAAAAAAAGCAAGCATCCAAATGGATACTTGCCTATGGGCGATGCCAGGATTGAACTGGCGACTTCCACGATGTCAACGTGGCACTCTCCCGCTGAGTTAACCGCCCGTGTTTGAGTACATGAGGGATAGTAGCGGAAAATGCGTGGCATGTCTAGTACAAAGATGAAAAATTCCCTTGTAAGGAGTACAGGAATCCATGAAAACAATCATTATGACCGAAGGAATGCACTGCAATGGATGCGAGACCAGAATGGTGAATGCACTGAAGCAGTTGGAGGATATCAAGAGCGCCAAGGCTGATGCCAAGAGCGGCAAGGTGGTGATCAAGCATGACAAGGAGACTACGGTTTCCGAGGCGAAGAGCTTGATCGGCGAGATAGGATTTGAGGTAAAGGAATGAAAGAAATACAGGTAGGAATCGGGGGCATGACGTGTGCTTCCTGCTCCTCCGCTGTTGAGCGTACACTCAACAAGCTGGGGGGTGTGGAAAAGGCACAGGTGAACCTGGCCACCGAGACGGCAACCATAGCCTTTGATGAAACCAGTCTGGATCTGGAAAAGATCAGGCAGGCAGTTTCAAGAATCGGCTACTCGGTCGTCGATACAGTCGATCATGCGAAGAAGGAAGAGGAGAAGGCTCGGGATCTGAAGGTCTTGGGACACAAGCTGATCATTTCTGCGGTGCTTACCGTCGCTTTGATGGTGCTTGCCATGGGGCCGATGGTGGGACTGCAGCTTCCCCTCTCTCACCTGCAGAATGGCCTTGTCCAGCTGATGCTTGCCGTCGGGACGATGGTTGCAGGTTCGATGTTTTTCACCAAGGGTTTCTCCACCCTCATCAAGCGAGAACCGAATATGGACAGTCTGGTGGCCATCGGGACCACAGCAAGCTTCCTCTACAGCGTTTGGGGTGTCATCCAAATCGGGGGAGGCAATCATGAGGCTGCCCACCATCTCTATTTTGAGGGCGTCGGCACCATCCTGACCTTGGTGATGCTCGGCCGCTATCTTGAGCATCGCTCCAAGGGAAAGACAGGGGAAGCGATCAGGAAGCTGATGGAACTCGCCCCAGCCAAGGCTACGGTTCTCAGGGACGGGCAACAGGTGGTCATAGATGCTTCCCAAGTGGTGGTCGATGACATTGTCATGGTCAAACCCGGCGAGAAGCTTCCGGTTGACGGCATCGTACTTTCGGGCTTCTCTGCCATCGATGAATCACTCTTGACCGGAGAGAGTCTTCCGGTGGAGAAAAGCCTGGGCAATGACGTGTATGCTGCCACCCTGAATACAACCGGCGTCCTTCAGTACCGTGCAACGAAGGTCGGCAGTGATACCGCCCTTGCAAACATCATCACCTTGGTGCAGGATGCCCAGGGGTCGAAGGCCCCGATCGCCCGTGTTGCAGACAAGATCTCCGGCATTTTCGTTCCCATCGTCATGGGTATTTCGGTGATCACCTTCCTGGCATGGATGCTTGCAGGCATTCCGTTTGAGACGGCGATCTTGCGGGCGGTGAGCGTACTGGTCATTGCCTGTCCTTGTTCGCTCGGCCTTGCCACCCCGATTGCCATCATGGTTTCTTCGGGCAAGGGAGCACGACTGGGGATTCTCTTCCGTCATGCAGCGGCCATCGAGCAACTCAGGCAAGTGGCAACGATCATTTTCGACAAGACCGGCACGCTTACCGAAGGAAAGCCGTTGGTGACCGACATCATCTCCAATGATCCTGAGAAGATGTTGCAGCTTGCGGCAAGTGTGGAACAGCACAGCGAGCACCCTCTTTCCCGTGCTGTGGTCCTGAAAGCCAAGGAGATGCAGGCACAGGTGCTGGAGAGTACGGATTTCCAGGCTCTGGTCGGCAGAGGCATCGAGGCGAAGGTGGATGGCACGTTGGTGCTCATCGGCAACCCTGCCCTCCTCGCTGATCACAACATCAAGCTGAGTCCAGAAATCCAAGAGCAGCTTGCCCTGCTCTCCGACCAAGGAAAAACCCCGTTGCTGGTTGCCACCCAACAGAAGGTGATGGGAATCATTGCGGTTGCCGATACGCTGCGCAAGGAGACCAAGCAGGCCATCAGCGAGCTCAAGAAACTCAACAAACGCACGATCATGCTTACCGGAGACAACGAACGTACGGCAAAGGCTATTGCCAAGCAGGCGGGAGTCGACTCCTATCTTGCCGGCCAGCTTCCTCACCAGAAAGAGGAGGCGATCAGCAAGTATGCCAAGCAAGGCATGGTTGCAATGGTTGGGGATGGAATCAACGACGCCCCTGCCCTTGCCAAAGCTGATGTAGGCATCGCAGTGGGGAGTGCCACCGATGTGGCACGGGAGACTGCAGATGTGGTGCTGGTTCGCAACAACCTCACAGATGTTACCAGGGCGTTCCAGCTCTCCAAGGCAACGATGCGCAATATCCACCAGAATCTCTTCTGGGCGTTCTTCTACAACACCTTGGGCATCCCCTTGGCCACCGGCGTGCTGACCCTCTTCGGAGGTCCGCAGCTCAGCCCGATGTTCGCTGCCTTTGCCATGTCCATGTCCAGTGTCTGTGTGGTGCTCAATGCGTTGAGACTGAACAGGTTCCGCTGACCAAAGAAGCAAAAATACTTAGCAACAGGCCTCCTAAAGGGGGCCTTGTTCTTGTATCCAGCCCAATGCTTGGTATACTACACATGTAACCATCTGTATGGTTTTATTGTTATGGGTAATGGACAACCCGGGTGTTCTTCATATGACAACGAAAGTAGGCATACATGGGAGAAACCTGCTTTCGGATCCCATCTTCCCTTTCTCCAAAGGAAACCAATCTTCAAACAAGCATAGAAGGATGAACAACAAGTTAGGCTAGCGTAGTTTCGTCGCAAAACCGATTCTCTGGAGATGGCGTATGTCCAAGAAAAGATTTCTGTTCATTAGCATTCTGTTGGTGTGGATTCTCATCAGTTGTGATGACTTCGGTGTTGCTATTGATGCCTTAGAAGGCACATGGAATTTTCCCGATCAAGGAGGATATTCCGATATCACCGTATATGTAGACAACGATGGAAACACTGGAATTGCCGATATTGGCTTCACTTCAGGTGACGATTATTACTACTGTTATGGAAGCGGGACCTATTCAGGAACTGTATTGTGTCAGAGAGTGAGATATTCATAGGCACTGCGTGAGATATTTCCGGGATTAACTGGGAAGACGCGGGACTTAGTGGGAATAGAAATGAATGAAGGCGTTCACTGTGTGAAATATTTTTGGGCGCCGATTTTTTTTGCCCGGACCTAGGCACTAAACAATTAAGAACCCTTACATTTTACGAATTGGCTACCCGACCTATCATCAACATTGACATAGGTGTTTTTGTACGTCAATAGGAAGGAGGCTTTTTATGGAAGCTATTGCTTGGGGACTGATGGTCGTTGCGGCTGTCATTGTATATGCGATCCTCGACACAATCAAGAAGCATGACGCGAACCAGAAATGGAAGCGCTGGTATTCGTTCTTCGCCGCCGGCATCTGCCTGGTGCTTAGCCTGTTCCTGTCGCTGGCCGGAAAGGTGGAGCTTTCAGTTGGTGATGTCTTTATCAATGCAGGGCTTATCTATGCGATCGAGCACTTGTGCGGAGTCCAGTTAGTCAAGCTGCTCCAAGACAGGGTGGGAGGTGCGAAGTGACCATTCTGTATGTGATCGCAGCGGCGGTGTTGGCAGGAGGTGTCACCACCATCAGAAATCTATTCAAGCGCAAAAAACTTGAAAGACAGATTACCAACCTTGGTGAACAGCTTACTGCCAGCCAGGCCGAAGCGTCCGCCTATCGGAAAGCATATGAAGAGGAGAAGAAATCCCATGCCCAGACCATTGCCAATTACCAGCGCCATGTCGCTGCCTTGGAAAAGTTCGAGCAGGACAAACAGGAAGCGAAGGATGAGGCTGCTGCCGCTACTGCTAGCGATGCTGATCGCCTTGACTTCCTGCACGACTACCAGCTCTGATCTGATAACAGAACCGCAGATCGAGGTTACAACTCCCCTGCAGATTGATCTGCCGATGCCTCCGATTCCGGCATATCCCCAGGCCTTGGATTGGCAGGTGCGGGAAACAGTTTACACTTTGCCGGTCTCCGACATGGACCGTCTAATCGCGTGGCTTGCCGCGCTCAAGAAATGGAGCAACGATAGCCTGCCTACATGGCTGCAGTTCTATGGGCTGACCGAGAAAGGAAAGGGGTCCAGCCTTGAATAGCATGAATAATAGAACAGGGGTGCGTATATGAGGGAATGGTTGGGGATAATCATCAGCGTGCTGTCTGTGCTGCTGGCTTTCGGCACATTCTATTGGCGCGTTCGTGTGGATAACCGGCAGCAACAGGAAAAGCAGACGGCCCTTCAGGCCGAGTTCAGCAAGAGTGTGAACGAGCGGATCGCCGCAATGCAAAAAGCCCACGACTCCGAGATCGCCCAGTTGCGGCTCGACCTGCAAAGCAGGCTTGAGGATTTGCACGGTAAGGTCGATGAGCGTAGGCGTAAGGATGTCCAGGATTTGCACAACAGGGTCAATGCCCTGGAGACGACATACCTTGCCAGCGTGGGCGACCGGCTCGGGAAGATAGAAGGCAAGATGGACTCGATGAACAATACGCTCATGCTGATC includes:
- a CDS encoding metal-sensitive transcriptional regulator encodes the protein MKAEVKQKIDPRLARIEGQVKGIRNMVQSDRYCVDILLQLSAVISALKKVEDLVMENHLNTCVVDAMRSDNDAGREEKIKELMDVMANFRRQ
- a CDS encoding heavy metal translocating P-type ATPase, with product MKEIQVGIGGMTCASCSSAVERTLNKLGGVEKAQVNLATETATIAFDETSLDLEKIRQAVSRIGYSVVDTVDHAKKEEEKARDLKVLGHKLIISAVLTVALMVLAMGPMVGLQLPLSHLQNGLVQLMLAVGTMVAGSMFFTKGFSTLIKREPNMDSLVAIGTTASFLYSVWGVIQIGGGNHEAAHHLYFEGVGTILTLVMLGRYLEHRSKGKTGEAIRKLMELAPAKATVLRDGQQVVIDASQVVVDDIVMVKPGEKLPVDGIVLSGFSAIDESLLTGESLPVEKSLGNDVYAATLNTTGVLQYRATKVGSDTALANIITLVQDAQGSKAPIARVADKISGIFVPIVMGISVITFLAWMLAGIPFETAILRAVSVLVIACPCSLGLATPIAIMVSSGKGARLGILFRHAAAIEQLRQVATIIFDKTGTLTEGKPLVTDIISNDPEKMLQLAASVEQHSEHPLSRAVVLKAKEMQAQVLESTDFQALVGRGIEAKVDGTLVLIGNPALLADHNIKLSPEIQEQLALLSDQGKTPLLVATQQKVMGIIAVADTLRKETKQAISELKKLNKRTIMLTGDNERTAKAIAKQAGVDSYLAGQLPHQKEEAISKYAKQGMVAMVGDGINDAPALAKADVGIAVGSATDVARETADVVLVRNNLTDVTRAFQLSKATMRNIHQNLFWAFFYNTLGIPLATGVLTLFGGPQLSPMFAAFAMSMSSVCVVLNALRLNRFR
- a CDS encoding heavy metal-associated domain-containing protein, with protein sequence MKTIIMTEGMHCNGCETRMVNALKQLEDIKSAKADAKSGKVVIKHDKETTVSEAKSLIGEIGFEVKE